Proteins found in one Planctomycetes bacterium MalM25 genomic segment:
- the csd_2 gene encoding putative cysteine desulfurase, whose amino-acid sequence MPLAEANAALLPESVRDDFPILQQEAHPGKPLVFLDSAASSQRPRQVTDAIVRCYEHDYANVHRGIHVLSERATDGYELARRKAQEFLGAEHAHEVIFTAGTTAGVNTVAHSWGDANVAAGDELLLTPMEHHSNLVPWFQLAERTGAVIRHLPMTADGRLEIDRLGEVLSEKTKLVAFTAVSNTLGTVNPVAQICAAAKGVGAVTLIDAAQSTPHMATDVRAMGCDFLVFSGHKLCGPSGVGVLYGREALLEAMPPFLGGGSMINRVYEDRFTPAALPAKFEAGTPPIAQAIGLGAAIDYLQAIGLGRIHAHEQALMLRAWEKLAPIEGIRLLGPSPVEHGPEVRAGLISFVLDRPHAHDIAQLLDDEGIAVRAGHHCTQPLHDRLGITASTRASFYLYNTPAEIDALAEALAAVRERFKPTGRRRRWRSE is encoded by the coding sequence ATGCCCCTAGCCGAAGCCAACGCCGCCTTGCTGCCCGAGTCCGTTCGCGACGACTTCCCGATCCTCCAGCAGGAGGCTCACCCGGGTAAGCCGCTCGTCTTCCTCGACTCGGCGGCGAGCAGCCAGCGGCCGCGCCAGGTCACCGACGCGATCGTCCGCTGCTACGAGCACGACTACGCGAACGTCCACCGCGGCATCCACGTGCTCAGCGAGCGGGCGACCGACGGCTACGAGCTGGCCCGCCGGAAGGCGCAGGAGTTCCTGGGCGCCGAGCACGCGCACGAGGTGATCTTCACCGCGGGCACGACCGCCGGCGTTAACACGGTCGCCCACAGCTGGGGCGATGCGAACGTGGCCGCGGGCGACGAGCTGTTGCTCACGCCGATGGAGCACCACTCGAACCTCGTGCCCTGGTTCCAGCTCGCCGAGCGGACCGGCGCGGTGATCCGGCATCTTCCGATGACGGCTGACGGACGGCTTGAAATCGATCGGTTGGGGGAGGTGCTCTCCGAAAAAACAAAACTCGTCGCCTTCACGGCGGTGAGCAACACGCTGGGGACGGTGAACCCGGTCGCGCAGATCTGCGCGGCGGCCAAGGGGGTCGGCGCGGTCACGCTCATCGACGCCGCCCAGAGCACGCCGCACATGGCGACCGACGTGCGGGCGATGGGCTGCGACTTCCTGGTGTTCAGCGGCCACAAGCTGTGCGGCCCGTCGGGCGTCGGCGTGCTGTACGGACGCGAGGCGCTCCTCGAAGCGATGCCCCCGTTCCTCGGCGGCGGCAGCATGATCAACCGGGTCTATGAGGACCGCTTCACGCCGGCCGCCCTGCCCGCGAAGTTCGAGGCGGGCACGCCCCCCATCGCGCAGGCGATCGGCCTCGGCGCCGCGATCGACTACCTGCAAGCGATCGGCCTCGGCCGCATCCACGCGCACGAGCAGGCGCTGATGCTGCGGGCGTGGGAGAAGCTCGCCCCGATCGAGGGCATCCGTTTATTGGGCCCGAGCCCCGTCGAGCACGGCCCCGAGGTCCGCGCGGGGCTGATCAGCTTCGTGCTCGACCGCCCCCACGCGCACGACATCGCCCAGCTGCTCGACGACGAGGGGATCGCCGTCCGCGCCGGCCACCACTGCACGCAGCCTTTGCACGACCGCCTAGGAATCACCGCCAGCACCCGCGCGAGTTTTTATCTCTACAACACGCCCGCGGAGATCGACGCCCTCGCCGAGGCGCTCGCCGCGGTGCGGGAGCGGTTCAAGCCGACGGGGCGGAGGCGGCGCTGGCGTTCCGAATAG
- the nifU gene encoding NifU-like protein has translation MPSEEEIYQEHILDHYEDPFHNGPLEGETHAHEDKNPLCGDVVRIALKLDADGKIEDCAFEGEGCVISQASSSMLLEAFHGKTIAELREFSAEDMLKLYGPRLTPNRQKCCLLSWRVIQQAVHSPV, from the coding sequence ATGCCGTCCGAAGAAGAGATCTACCAGGAGCACATCCTCGACCACTACGAGGACCCGTTCCACAACGGGCCCCTCGAGGGCGAAACGCACGCGCACGAGGACAAGAACCCGCTGTGCGGCGACGTCGTGCGGATCGCCCTGAAGCTCGACGCCGACGGCAAGATCGAGGACTGCGCGTTCGAGGGGGAGGGCTGCGTGATCAGCCAGGCGAGCTCGTCGATGCTGCTCGAGGCGTTCCACGGTAAGACGATCGCCGAGCTCCGCGAGTTCTCCGCGGAGGACATGCTGAAGCTCTACGGCCCCCGCCTGACCCCCAACCGCCAAAAGTGCTGCCTCCTCTCCTGGCGCGTGATCCAACAAGCGGTGCACTCGCCGGTTTGA